Part of the Aquarana catesbeiana isolate 2022-GZ linkage group LG06, ASM4218655v1, whole genome shotgun sequence genome is shown below.
cagtagggatgagctgaacacttcCCGGTTTGGTTcatatccagaacatgcgaacaggcaaaaaatttgttcgaacactgttaaagtctatgtgacacgaacatgaataatcaaagtgctcattttaaaagcttatatgcaagttattgtcataaaaagtgtttggggacccgggtcctgccccaggggacatggatcaatgcaaaaaaaagttttaaaaacggccgttttttcgggaacagtgatttaataatgcttaaagtgaaacaataaaagtgtaatattcctttaaattttgtagctggggggtgtctatagtatgcctgtaaaggggcgcatgtttcctgtgtttagaacagtctgacagcaaaatgacatttctaaaggaaaaaaagtcatgtaaaactactattgctagtgccgactataatgaattgtcagtccggcaatacacataaaagttcattgataaaaacagcatggaatatccccacaggggaaccccgaaccaaaatgtaaaaaaaaaatgcgtgggggtccccctaaattccataccaggcccttcaggtctggtatggatattaagagggaaccccgcgccaaaatttttttaaaaatggcgtggggtccccccccaaaaaaacatcccagacccttatccgagcacgcaacctggcaggctgcaggaaaaaaggggggagatgagagacgccccccctcctgaaccataccaggatacATGctctaaacattgggagggtgctttggggtaacccccacaaagcaccttgtccccatgttgatggggagaagggcctcatccccacaacccttgcccggtggttgtgggggtctgcgggcggggggcttatcagaatctgaaagccccctttaacaaggggatccccagatcctgcccccccaattGGTAATTTGGGGTGTAccccaaatgtacccctaccatttcacaaaaaaagtgtcaaaaaggttaaaaaacacaagagacgttttttgacaagtcctttattaatttctccttctttccgcttcttcttccatcttatttcttctggtcttcatttggtgttcttcttcttcctccatcttcttcttctccatcttcttcttcctctgctcttctcattCCAAATCTTCCTCCgacttcttctccactccgtccacacgatccgcctcagtgggagtcttccgctgtgtgacgctttggttcttctgacacttcttatttaacagagggtggggccatgcagtgatcctgccttcctctgacgcacagggacttcacggggacCTCCATATGGCTTTcctcgtgttgtcagaggggggcggggtcacgcggttacataaacgggtgaccccgcaccCCCCTGACATCacaggggaaagccatagggaagtccccgtgaagtccccgtgagTCAGAGGAGGGCCGGTTCACCGGGTGGCctcaccctccgttatataagaagtgtcagaagaaccaaagcgtcacacggcagaagactcccactgagtcGGATCATGCGGACAGAgcagagaagaagccagaggaagatgcgggacgagaagagcggaggaagaagaagatggagaagaagaagatggaggaagaagaagaacaccgaaggaagactaGAAGAAAGAAGATTGAAGAAGAAGTAGGAAGAagaggaaattaataaaggacttgtcaaaaaacgtctctttttttaacctttttgacactttttttatgaaatggtaggggtacatttgtacctcattaccaattcacacagggggggccgggatctgggggtccccttgttaaaggaggcttccagatttcgataagccccccacccgcagaccccaacaaacaccggacaagggttgtggggatgaggcccttctccccatcaacatgggggacaaggtgctttggggtagcccccaatgttgagggcatgtggcctggtacggttcagggggggcgcttttTTTCGTcctcctctcttttcctgcggcctaccaggttgtgtgcttggataagggtctggtataaaattttggccagggttccccttaaaagccataccagacctgaaggttctggtatggattttgagggggacccccacgccatttttttaaattttggcgcggggtttgctttaatatccataccagacctgaagggcctggtatggaatttagggggacccccacgcatttttttttaaattttggttcggggttcccctgtggggaaattccatgctgtttttatcaattaacttttatgtgtattgtcggataaacaattcattatagccggcgctagctatagtagttttacatgagtttttttttcctttagaaatgtcattttgctgtcagactgttctaaacacgggaaacatgcgcccctttacaggcatactatagacacaccccaggtatgaaatttaaaggaatattacacttttattgtttcactttaagcattattaaaaccactgctcccgaaaaaacggcctttttaaaactttttttgcattgatacatgtcccttggggcaggacctgggtcctcaaacactttttatgacaataacttgcatataagcctttaaaattagcacttttgatttctcccatagacttttaaagggtgtttgaatttgccacgaacaccccaaattgttcactgttcggtgaatgggcaaacagccatagttcgaatcgaactcatgttcgacccgaacataaagcccatccctagtattcagtagggttgaggccaggtactaatgttggatgagaagacctgtttcacaatcagcattccaattcatcaCAAATATGCTCAGTAGGGTTGagttcaggtctctgtgcaggacaTTTAAGTTCCtcaacaccaaactggtcacaccatgtctttttgAGCTGGCTCACCATTGGggttccaattcatctcaaaggtgttcagtagggttgataaCAGGGATcggtgcaggacacttgagttcctccacaccaaactggccaaaccatgtccttatggagctggctttgtgagCAGTCATTCTTGACCCAAAACAGCCTCCCCAAAACTGTCACCACAAGGTTGAAAGCACACAATTGTCTATAATGCCTTTGTATGTTTTAGTATTAGcaatacccttcactggaaacacctgaactcaaccaTTTAGTGGGTGTGCGAAGTCTGACAAGGATCCAAGCTGCTTGGAGGGAATAAAGAAGTCTAACTGTCTAACTCAGTGCCACTCTCATTTCTCCAAATTGTGCAAGTGATTGATGAAAACAAGCCCCCCACAGCTGATCAATCTCTGGAGGATTCCAAAGTTGTGGCTGTTACCCAGTGGCCATGAGCAACTTAGTGACAGCTCCACATCAGGGCTGTGAGTTGAAGCCAATCCTGGTAGCCTTTACAGTGTCCTTTTTATTTCagctgcaatttaaccccttcctgccaaccatacgcatatatgtggcctcacggAAGTCGGTCTTTTTCCATGGGGCTGCTTATATGCGTATCTCTATCTTTGTGCTGGGATAGGTCCGCACAGCATGATCAGCGCACAAAGACTTGGCTCTCGCCGAGAACCCTGGGTCTCGTACTATTGATTGGGACCCAGGATTCCCGGTTATATTGATCGCTGttaatagcctctgattggctatcacagtgatcagtcactgtgagcccacccctgtgtttacttcctcttctgcATGAAGAGGAAATACATTGTATCTTTATTTTCTTGCAGGAGAGGAAGATATACAGAAACAAaagtgtgaaaaataataaaataaacaaattaaaaataaagattaaaaaaataaagaaaacaataaCAAGATGAAGGTTTGCCAAAGTTAGTGTTAAGGTCAAGGACAGGGTCAAAGCTCAAGGctggggtcaaaggtcatggtcagcaTATCTtgggtataatttaaaaaaatgcaattttactATACAGACCTACCACTATCACTCACTCATTTAATAAAATGTCAGAGTCTCGGCAACAGGTGAACCCCATCCATGACACTGCCCTGGACCCACTGGGGCTGTTTGTCACATTGGGTAGAAGAAAAAAGGCACACCTGGCACATGCTCCCCTGGCTTTGGAGTGGTGATCATGGAGAACTCGAGTTTAGCTTGCTGATAATTAGTCTTCAATAAGTATTTATGACATACAGATCTCCGTCTTTTCTGTGACTTGGGTTGTCTTTCGCATTCCTCAAAGTGCTTCCACTTAACTGCCCCCAGTCCCCCTGGCACAGAACCATCCTGGAAAGTTCTTCCTCATTTTAGGACTGGCCTGTATAATGATCATGGTTTCCATCGTTGGAGTCAGCACTACCAGTAACAAGATGATACATTGCAAAGGATCTTTAGGCTTAAATGCTGCGGTGAGATTAATGATGTAAATAAGGAAGTAAGAGACTGAAAGAATGAGAAACATGACTATTGATTTTATGAGGGTGACATGGACCTGAACATCGATACCAGCCTGGCTGACGTTGTTGACGTGCTTCAGAAGAGATGACAAGGAGACCACGAGGGAGATGGCAATGCCAGTAAATGGAAGGAAGGAGCCAAGGATGATGGCACCGGTCTTATAAAAGTAAGTAATGGAAACATCTTCAATGGTTGTTCCATTCGCAGAATTATTGACAAGGGAAAGTACCGTACATCTCCACATGTATACGAGAAGAGCTATGGCCAGTGACCCGACTCCCGCCAGGAAGAGCACCTGATTCAGGAAAGCCAACAGATTCCTTTTAATCCAGAGAAACATTTGGTGGTTGAAGTTGGTGATGAAGATGGAGTAATAGATGCAGAGCCAGGCCAACAGCCAGTAGTTGAaatacatgtggaaggcaataagAAAAGCTACGGCATTATAAGGAGGTGATTCAAAAATATCTGGTAACCAAAAAGCCACATCATGAACAATCCATATGCAGCGCATAGTCAGTTTATTTATTCCCATGACGATCTGGATGAGGCTAACTGGATTCCTCTTACCACCTTCTGTCAGGCTTCTCCCATTGAAGAAGACAATGTAGGAATTTAAATAAATTGTCACCACACATTCCAAGAGGCAAAATGCCGACCAAATCCACCAGAGAGGAGACATGTCCTGTTCTGCCCGGGATCCTGGCTCCGTCAGTGTGAGGTGACCTGAGGTTGTCAGCTGGAAACGCCAATACTCACTGAATCTTCTATATCTGACATTATGGAATATGATCACATCACGAGGTGCTTTACATGATGCTTGGCAGAAGAAAATCTCTTTTGCATGAGATGCAGGTTGATTTTTTTCTTTAGATGTTTGATATCTCACTACTTTTTAACAAGTTCATTACCTAAAGCATACGTTCTATGGACTGAtagctctttaaccacctcaatacagagcactttcaccccctttctgcccaggccaattttcagcttccagtgctgtGAGATTAATAATGTAAACTTTGagtgataattactcagtcatgcaacattgtaccaatatgacattttttcacacaaatagagctttctttttgtgttatttaatcaccactaggtttttttatgctataaatgaaaaaaagaccaacaattttgaaaaaaaatgtgtttttcttagtttctgttataaaattttgcaaataagtaatttttctttatacattttgaccaaaacttatactgctacatatctttagtaaaaaaaaaaacccaaatcattgtatattatttggtctttgtgaaagttatagagtctacaggtgtcttatgacccctttttggaaagtagacagtcaaaggtatttagtaagaggcatggtgagttttttgaagttgtaatttttcccacaattctttggaaattgaagtaatatattttttcttcacaaaattgtcatataaacaagtttttttttcacaCGCGGCATAGATATACTTACAAATAcattccaaaatacattctgctactcctcctgagtatggcggtactacatgtgtgagactttttcccagcctggccacatagggaggcccaacatccaaggagcaccttcaggcattatccactttTAGACAAGGCCTTCTTTGGAtgatttgtttacaagtaaaaat
Proteins encoded:
- the LOC141147383 gene encoding taste receptor type 2 member 40-like, giving the protein MGINKLTMRCIWIVHDVAFWLPDIFESPPYNAVAFLIAFHMYFNYWLLAWLCIYYSIFITNFNHQMFLWIKRNLLAFLNQVLFLAGVGSLAIALLVYMWRCTVLSLVNNSANGTTIEDVSITYFYKTGAIILGSFLPFTGIAISLVVSLSSLLKHVNNVSQAGIDVQVHVTLIKSIVMFLILSVSYFLIYIINLTAAFKPKDPLQCIILLLVVLTPTMETMIIIQASPKMRKNFPGWFCARGTGGS